A window of the Lactuca sativa cultivar Salinas chromosome 5, Lsat_Salinas_v11, whole genome shotgun sequence genome harbors these coding sequences:
- the LOC111920997 gene encoding LOW QUALITY PROTEIN: DNA-3-methyladenine glycosylase (The sequence of the model RefSeq protein was modified relative to this genomic sequence to represent the inferred CDS: inserted 2 bases in 2 codons; deleted 1 base in 1 codon), translated as MKSPNGSNRVLKPLKPVDCSTKDPKPSILKIKPNLKPKXKTKPRTIKQKALTQPGLHSKESKPTFLLEKSPILGPEFYQIDALDLAPRLLGKYLRRDDVVLQITEVEAYRSNDSACHGRVGITPRTAPIFGAGGHAYVYLCYGLHTMLNVVADKEGIGSAVLIRSCAPVTGLETIKQRRGLDTEKPILLTGPGKVGQALGXSKEWSGHALFASGDLELLDGPEVKVEEMVVGPRVGIDYALPEEVLCVDTTAFAVAGSPWISAPKNTLRPPSSSTKLLDITV; from the exons ATGAAATCACCCAACGGTTCAAATCGAGTTCTTAAACCCTTAAAACCTGTAGATTGCTCCACGAAAGATCCCAAACCTTCAATTCTTAAGATCAAACCAAATTTGAAGCCAA TCAAGACAAAACCTAGAACAATCAAGCAAAAAGCCCTAACCCAACCCGGTCTTCATTCAAAAGAATCAAAACCCACATTTTTGTTGGAAAAATCCCCGATACTGGGTCCTGAATTTTACCAAATCGACGCCCTTGATCTTGCA CCTCGATTGCTTGGCAAGTATCTGAGGAGAGACGACGTTGTTCTCCAGATTACAGAG GTAGAGGCATATAGATCTAACGATTCAGCTTGTCATGGTCGCGTTGGCATTACACCAAGAACTGCTCCTATT TTTGGAGCAGGAGGGCATGCTTATGTTTATCTCTGCTATGGTCTGCATACCATGCTCAATGTTGTGGCTGACAAAGAAGGAATCGGATCAGCTGTCTTGATTCGTTCTTGTGCTCCTGTCACTG GATTGGAAACTATCAAACAACGTCGGGGTTTGGATACTGAAAAGCCAATTCTTCTTACGGGGCCCGGCAAG GTGGGTCAAGCGCTTG TTTCAAAAGAATGGAGTGGACATGCTCTCTTTGCTTCTG GTGATCTGGAGTTGTTGGATGGGCCGGAAGTGAAAGTGGAGGAGATGGTAGTGGGCCCACGTGTGGGGATAGATTATGCTTTGCCTGAAGAAGTACTCTGCGTTGATACCACTGCTTTTGCAGTTGCAGGTAGCCCTTGGATAAGTGCTCCTAAGAACACCCTTAGACCACCTTCATCTTCTACAAAACTCTTGGATATCACAGTTTAA
- the LOC111920998 gene encoding gamma-tubulin complex component 3: MEDDRRVGDLVRELVHRLHNNSSSSLSNSKPNPSNVKYATRILSSRMTPSIAADEAAMAYSIKSQLVKQGKLSDALSFADLYSKFASKNGPGSVNNKWAVLYLLKVISEDRKSNLKLQSDSSFSGGLPTLFEPETNGNLARVTKDSSGFSRLGKNLDDDGNDAAVSNDNVNGLRHSNSTKFNNGGVLLVSKDPENLRDIAYREFAVIVKEENDVSEEVLVRDVLYACQGIDGKYVKFNETIDGYALLDSIRVPKPTKIMIRKLCELGWLFKKVKGYISESMYKFQDEDVGTVAQAFCAALQDELSEYYKLLAVLQSQSMNPIPLVSDNATSGNYLSLRRLSVWFAEPMVKMRLMAVLVDSCKALKGGAMAGAIHMHAQHGDPLLHGFMKRLLRRVCSPLFEMVRSWVLEGELEDIFSEFFVLGQSVKAESLWREGYKLHPAMLPSFISQSLARRILRTGKSINFLRVCCEDRTWADAATQAAAATGTTTRRGGLGYGETDALESLVTEAAKRIDKHLMDVVYNRYRFKEHCLAIKRYLLLGQGDFVQYLMDIVGPELSEPANTISSFKLSGLLESAIRSSNAQYDDPDVLDRLRVKMMPHSSGDRGWDVFSLDYDARIPLNTVFTGSIMAKYLRIFNFLWKLRRVEHALIGAWKTMKPNLITSHFFTKLPKAVKFRLILTSRRCQVLWNEMNHFLTNLQYYIMFEVLEVSWANFSDEMEAAKDLDDLLAAHDKYLHSIVEKSLLGERSKDLYKTLFMLFDLILRFRSHADRLYEGIYEFQARTMEDKKMEGVKHSRSKKNMDSDSWESEGRKAITQRAGDFLKNTGQDIDGVSKEYSSLFKGFLSQLPVQQHIDLKFLMFRLDFTEFYGSAS; encoded by the exons ATGGAAGACGACCGCCGTGTCGGAGATCTTGTCCGGGAATTAGTCCACCGTCTGCATAAcaattcttcttcttcactttcaAACTCAAAACCTAACCCTAGCAATGTCAAGTACGCCACTCGCATTTTATCCAGCCGAATGACGCCATCGATCGCCGCCGACGAAGCCGCTATGGCGTATTCTATCAAGAGCCAACTCGTTAAACAAGGTAAACTGTCTGATGCCTTATCGTTTGCAGATCTCTATTCTAAATTCGCTTCTAAAAATGGCCCTGGTAGTGTTAACAATAAGTGGGCCGTCCTTTATTTGCTCAAAGTCATTTCCGAAGATCGTAAAAGTAACCTTAAACTTCAAAGCGATTCGAGCTTTTCTGGTGGACTCCCAACGTTATTTGAGCCTGAAACTAATGGAAATCTTGCTAGGGTTACAAAGGATAGTTCTGGTTTTTCACGTTTAGGGAAAAATCTAGATGATGATGGGAACGATGCTGCGGTTTCTAATGATAATGTAAACGGTTTGCGTCATAGTAATTCAACAAAGTTCAACAATGGTGGCGTTCTATTGGTTTCAAAAGATCCTGAGAATTTGCGAGATATAGCGTATAGGGAGTTTGCTGTGATAGTGAAGGAAGAGAATGATGTTTCAGAGGAGGTTTTGGTGAGAGATGTGTTGTATGCTTGTCAAGGAATCGATGGGAAGTATGTGAAATTCAATGAAACCATTGATGGATATGCATTACTGGATTCAATTAGGGTTCCAAAGCCTACCAAAATCATGATCCGTAAGCTCTGTGAGCTTGGCTGGTTGTTCAAAAAGGTAAAAGGCTACATCTCCGAGAGTATGTACAAGTTCCAAGATGAAGATGTTGGAACAGTAGCTCAAGCATTCTGTGCAGCATTACAAGATGAGCTTTCTGAGTACTATAAACTACTCGCTGTACTCCAATCACAATCAATGAATCCAATCCCTTTAGTTTCAGACAATGCAACCTCAGGCAACTATCTTTCTCTTAGAAGACTTTCAGTCTGGTTTGCAGAGCCAATGGTGAAGATGCGCCTAATGGCTGTTCTTGTAGACAGCTGTAAAGCTCTCAAGGGTGGAGCCATGGCTGGAGCAATCCACATGCACGCCCAACATGGTGACCCTCTTCTCCATGGTTTCATGAAACGATTACTTCGCAGAGTATGTTCTCCTCTTTTCGAAATGGTAAGAAGCTGGGTCTTAGAAGGTGAGCTTGAAGACATCTTTTCTGAGTTCTTTGTTCTTGGACAATCTGTAAAAGCAGAATCTTTATGGAGAGAAGGTTATAAACTCCATCCTGCAATGCTTCCTTCTTTCATCTCTCAATCTCTCGCACGCCGTATACTAAGAACAGGTAAATCCATCAACTTTCTTAGGGTTTGTTGTGAGGATAGAACCTGGGCAGATGCAGCAACACAAGCTGCAGCTGCTACAGGGACTACAACAAGAAGAGGAGGTCTAGGATATGGTGAAACAGATGCACTAGAATCTTTAGTCACAGAAGCAGCAAAAAGAATCGATAAACACTTAATGGATGTTGTTTACAATCGTTATAGATTCAAAGAACATTGTCTTGCTATCAAACGATATCTCTTATTAGGTCAAGGTGATTTTGTTCAGTACTTAATGGACATAGTGGGGCCCGAGCTTTCCGAGCCTGCTAACACTATAAGTTCTTTCAAACTCTCCGGGCTtttagaaagtgcaattaggtCATCAAACGCACAATATGACGACCCTGATGTTTTAGATAGATTACGTGTGAAAATGATGCCACATAGTAGTGGAGATAGAGGGTGGGATGTGTTTTCTTTGGATTATGATGCGAGAATTCCTTTAAATACAGTATTTACAGGCTCTATAATGGCAAAATACCTtagaatttttaattttttatggaAGCTTAGAAGGGTGGAACACGCGCTTATTGGTGCATGGAAGACAATGAAACCGAATTTGATTACTTCTCATTTCTTCACGAAGCTACCGAAGGCTGTTAAGTTTCGGTTGATTTTGACTTCAAGAAGGTGTCAAGTTTTGTGGAATGAAATGAATCATTTTCTTACTAATTTGCAGTATTATATAATGTTTGAGGTGTTGGAGGTTTCATGGGCTAATTTTTCTGATGAAATGGAAGCAGCTAAAGATCTTGATGACCTTCTTGCAGCTCATGATAAGTATCTTCATTCGATTGTTGAGAAGTCTCTTCTTGGTGAACGTTCTAAAGATTTATACAAAACACTCTTCATGTTGTTTGATCTTATATTACGCTTCCGTAGTCATGCAGATCGACTTTATGAAGGAATTTATGAATTTCAAGCAAG GACAATGGAGGATAAGAAGATGGAAGGTGTGAAACATTCTAGAAGCAAGAAGAACATGGATTCTGATTCATGGGAAAGTGAAGGGAGGAAAGCGATAACACAACGTGCGGGTGATTTTCTGAAAAACACAGGACAAGATATTGATGGGGTTTCAAAGGAATATTCTTCACTTTTCAAAGGGTTTCTTTCTCAATTGCCTGTGCAACAACATATTGATTTGAAGTTTCTCATGTTTCGCCTTGACTTTACTGAGTTTTATGGGTCTGCATCTTAA